The Alteromonas stellipolaris genome includes a region encoding these proteins:
- a CDS encoding GIY-YIG nuclease family protein, translated as MSITANNVNTHQQPSTWYLYLIENKLGHLYTGITTSPARRISQHRGDIVGGARALKGKGPLHFRAIFLIGDRSTASQIEYKVKRLSKQKKRAIVKQKVLPKNLCGNLCENLCEDLCRNSQYISPCEYE; from the coding sequence ATGAGTATAACAGCCAACAACGTGAATACCCACCAACAGCCTTCAACTTGGTATCTTTATCTTATCGAAAATAAACTAGGTCACTTGTATACGGGTATTACGACTTCGCCGGCGCGAAGAATATCTCAGCATAGAGGTGATATTGTTGGTGGTGCGCGGGCTTTGAAAGGAAAAGGCCCGCTTCACTTTAGGGCCATTTTTTTAATTGGTGATAGGTCGACAGCCTCGCAAATTGAATACAAAGTAAAGCGACTTTCTAAACAGAAAAAACGGGCTATCGTAAAACAGAAGGTTTTGCCCAAAAATTTATGTGGAAACCTTTGTGAAAACCTATGTGAAGATCTATGTCGAAACAGCCAGTATATTTCTCCTTGCGAGTATGAGTAG
- a CDS encoding DUF350 domain-containing protein — translation MDALIKLVPLGSDLWIYLAIDVSIALALLVVMKWVTGLMRKNSVTEELGIKDNFAFGISIAGGMLSLCIVLSSVVGRHIGQGYSEAAIGMVTFGIVGILLVKFGRFAHDKLVLNRVDTHAMISERSVSVALVDAASLVASAIVLKNIMVWVDGSDMNAIIAIVTGFSVVLTMLLVMTRILEVRYAKDNQNDSFQGALRKGQLALAIEHSGNLLGTAMIVSAAKNLLIYNPSGYVSNVTGWLVVSVALAIALHILVLINKKVILFGMNFRQEVDQQHNVGVASLGFTLSIGTAMVINGVLGG, via the coding sequence GTGGATGCTTTAATTAAACTCGTGCCGCTTGGTTCTGATTTATGGATTTACCTTGCCATCGATGTAAGTATCGCCCTAGCACTGTTAGTGGTTATGAAGTGGGTGACTGGGCTCATGCGAAAAAACTCTGTCACCGAAGAGCTTGGTATTAAAGATAATTTTGCTTTTGGTATTAGTATAGCCGGTGGCATGTTGTCACTTTGTATCGTGCTAAGTTCGGTAGTAGGTCGACATATCGGGCAGGGCTACAGTGAAGCTGCAATTGGTATGGTAACGTTTGGTATTGTCGGTATTCTGCTGGTGAAGTTTGGTCGTTTTGCCCACGACAAACTAGTGCTTAATCGCGTAGATACCCATGCCATGATTTCTGAGCGAAGCGTAAGTGTTGCACTGGTAGATGCTGCAAGCTTAGTCGCTAGCGCCATTGTGCTGAAAAATATTATGGTATGGGTAGATGGTAGTGACATGAACGCCATTATCGCTATCGTGACAGGATTCTCGGTAGTACTTACCATGTTATTGGTGATGACCCGTATTTTGGAAGTGCGCTATGCAAAAGATAATCAAAACGATTCATTTCAAGGTGCTTTGCGAAAAGGGCAACTGGCCCTAGCTATCGAACATTCGGGGAATTTACTAGGCACCGCTATGATTGTTTCAGCGGCGAAAAACTTACTTATCTATAACCCCTCAGGTTATGTAAGTAATGTAACAGGCTGGCTAGTGGTAAGTGTAGCGTTAGCAATCGCATTGCATATACTGGTGCTTATCAACAAAAAAGTGATTCTGTTTGGAATGAACTTTAGACAAGAAGTCGATCAACAACACAACGTTGGTGTAGCGTCGCTAGGCTTTACACTAAGCATAGGTACTGCCATGGTGATAAATGGTGTGCTGGGTGGTTAA
- the glnE gene encoding bifunctional [glutamate--ammonia ligase]-adenylyl-L-tyrosine phosphorylase/[glutamate--ammonia-ligase] adenylyltransferase: MPTDNTITMSNAQQANETWEKLSDNERFNSDLAHHRNDFTTLFGRSLFFAETCLQHPEWVGAMLIESIPDEPHTFYNYAVAQKLENVKSEDELLIVLRQCRHFYMAAITYRDGLNKQTITQSLAQVSALADVLITSAYQWLYTMLSTKHGVPWGENGPIHMYILGMGKLGGRELNFSSDIDLIFAYPEKGMTNGEKKPIENQQFFTRLAQKLIQALNKVTPDGQVYRVDMRLRPFGESGPLVMHFDAMEDYYQEQGRHWERFAMVKARVINDDNSEDVASLNAILTPFTFRRYLDFTTIDALRNMKHLIATEIRRRRLSNNIKLGAGGIREVEFFAQSFQLIHGGREPELQSKSLLTTLDKLADFEIVEPDVTEQLRTDYLFLRKTEHTLQQCQDRQTQTLPDSEWEKNALIAVLGFSSYDAFMAKLQSTMSRIHGHFNELVEEAKDTHTSEDTLFEACRDAWQLSLDKEEFSTTLTPFISVEEAQGICTQLQEFKTNQRGYRMGQKGEDTLNKLIPEILCVLIKFDPSKANNVLKRIFGVIDSITGRTTYLDLLLENPNVLQQLVKLCDRSEWIANEIKRFPLLLDELLTPLYLQQQNSDITTSKYEYAQELRQTMLRVEHDDVELAMDTWRQFKLCQQLRIAASDISGSLPIANVSDKLTVLAEVLLEHVIEAAWHQVSARFGVPRHLNDDELGFAVIGYGKLGGYELGYGSDLDLVFLHNAPRQSTTDGAKSIEAQQFYIKLAQRIMHLLNTKTLFGQLYETDLRLRPSGNAGLLCCHIDGFERYQQEEAWTWEHQALVRARGICGDISLLSAFNTVRHNILSIHRDQPTLSTEVSEMRAKMRKHLLTASNQKVDLKQCVGGIADIEFMTQYWVLAHASKIESLTEFSDNLRLLDATHNAGIIDEKQSHALQQAYLALREQYHHLTLADTKYAEQTEHLSQMRETVSEYWRALFGSGAESDDSGADTDGSNDNNNKGEQ; the protein is encoded by the coding sequence ATGCCAACAGACAACACAATTACCATGAGCAATGCACAACAAGCTAACGAAACCTGGGAAAAGCTTTCAGATAATGAACGCTTTAATAGTGACTTAGCGCATCATCGAAACGACTTCACCACCCTATTTGGCCGCTCACTATTTTTTGCAGAGACTTGCCTTCAGCACCCTGAGTGGGTTGGCGCTATGCTGATTGAATCTATTCCTGACGAGCCGCATACCTTTTACAATTATGCTGTTGCCCAAAAATTGGAAAATGTTAAATCCGAAGATGAACTGCTTATTGTCCTGCGCCAATGTCGCCATTTTTATATGGCTGCTATCACCTATCGCGACGGACTTAACAAACAGACTATTACGCAATCGTTAGCACAGGTTTCTGCGTTAGCTGATGTATTAATTACATCAGCTTACCAATGGCTTTACACCATGTTAAGTACAAAACATGGTGTGCCGTGGGGTGAAAATGGCCCTATTCATATGTACATTTTGGGCATGGGAAAATTAGGTGGCCGTGAACTTAACTTTTCATCAGATATCGATTTGATTTTTGCCTACCCCGAGAAAGGCATGACAAATGGCGAAAAGAAACCTATTGAAAATCAGCAGTTTTTTACTCGTTTAGCGCAAAAATTGATTCAAGCGCTCAACAAGGTTACACCGGATGGCCAAGTCTATCGTGTAGACATGAGACTGCGGCCATTCGGTGAATCAGGGCCTTTGGTGATGCACTTCGACGCCATGGAAGATTATTATCAAGAGCAAGGCCGTCATTGGGAACGTTTTGCAATGGTGAAGGCGCGGGTGATCAACGATGACAATTCAGAAGACGTGGCCTCATTAAACGCCATACTGACCCCCTTTACCTTCAGGCGGTACTTAGATTTTACTACCATCGATGCATTGAGAAACATGAAGCATCTTATCGCTACGGAAATTAGACGCCGACGCTTGAGCAACAATATTAAACTTGGAGCAGGCGGCATTCGCGAAGTTGAATTTTTTGCGCAGAGCTTTCAGCTTATCCATGGAGGCAGAGAGCCTGAGTTACAAAGTAAGTCACTACTTACTACCCTTGATAAGCTTGCTGATTTTGAAATTGTTGAACCTGATGTGACTGAACAACTTCGGACAGACTATCTCTTTCTTCGTAAAACTGAGCACACGCTTCAACAATGCCAAGACCGTCAAACTCAAACTCTGCCCGATAGTGAGTGGGAGAAAAACGCATTAATTGCCGTGCTAGGCTTCAGTTCTTATGACGCGTTTATGGCGAAGCTGCAAAGTACCATGTCTAGAATACATGGGCATTTCAATGAATTAGTTGAAGAGGCTAAAGATACTCACACTAGCGAAGATACGTTGTTTGAAGCATGCCGCGACGCCTGGCAACTTTCCCTCGATAAAGAGGAGTTTAGCACTACGCTAACCCCTTTCATTAGCGTTGAGGAAGCGCAAGGCATTTGTACCCAGCTACAAGAGTTTAAAACCAATCAGCGCGGATATCGAATGGGTCAAAAAGGCGAAGACACGCTTAATAAACTCATCCCCGAAATACTGTGTGTGCTGATTAAATTCGACCCCAGTAAAGCAAACAATGTACTAAAACGAATCTTCGGCGTGATAGATTCAATTACGGGCAGAACAACCTATTTAGACTTATTACTGGAAAACCCCAACGTGCTCCAACAGTTGGTTAAGTTATGTGACAGAAGTGAATGGATAGCGAATGAAATAAAACGCTTCCCGCTGCTGTTAGATGAACTGCTTACTCCGCTTTATTTGCAGCAACAAAACTCAGATATTACCACCAGTAAATACGAATACGCCCAAGAGTTACGGCAGACCATGCTGCGAGTTGAACACGACGATGTTGAGCTCGCTATGGATACATGGCGGCAGTTTAAGCTTTGTCAGCAACTGCGTATTGCAGCCAGTGATATCAGCGGCTCGTTACCTATTGCGAATGTAAGCGATAAGCTTACCGTATTAGCGGAAGTGCTTCTTGAGCACGTTATTGAAGCAGCGTGGCATCAAGTTTCAGCGCGCTTCGGTGTGCCGCGTCACTTGAATGATGACGAACTGGGCTTTGCGGTTATTGGGTATGGCAAGCTTGGGGGCTACGAGCTTGGATATGGCTCTGATCTCGACCTTGTGTTTTTGCACAATGCTCCCCGACAGTCCACCACCGATGGGGCTAAGTCTATCGAAGCCCAGCAGTTTTACATCAAACTTGCTCAGCGTATTATGCATTTGTTGAATACCAAAACCTTATTTGGTCAGCTGTATGAAACGGATTTACGCTTGCGTCCCTCCGGTAATGCCGGGCTGCTTTGTTGTCATATAGATGGGTTTGAGCGCTACCAACAAGAAGAGGCGTGGACATGGGAACATCAAGCGCTGGTGAGAGCCCGCGGCATTTGTGGTGATATATCACTGCTTAGTGCGTTTAATACTGTGCGTCATAACATTCTGTCTATTCATAGAGACCAGCCTACGCTATCTACTGAAGTGAGCGAAATGCGCGCGAAAATGCGCAAGCATTTACTTACTGCAAGTAATCAAAAAGTCGATTTAAAGCAATGTGTGGGAGGCATTGCGGACATTGAATTTATGACTCAGTACTGGGTGTTAGCCCATGCGAGCAAGATTGAAAGCTTAACGGAATTTTCAGACAATTTGCGTTTACTAGACGCTACCCATAACGCAGGCATTATTGATGAAAAACAATCTCACGCGCTGCAACAAGCTTACCTTGCGCTAAGAGAACAATATCATCACCTCACTCTTGCCGACACAAAGTATGCAGAGCAAACCGAGCATTTAAGCCAAATGAGAGAAACGGTAAGTGAATATTGGCGGGCATTGTTTGGCAGTGGTGCCGAGAGTGATGACAGTGGTGCCGACACTGACGGCAGTAATGATAATAATAACAAAGGTGAGCAGTAG
- a CDS encoding TcpQ domain-containing protein, with product MAKKGYSNTLFWARHVALAFVLIVIAGVMIYLQQNNSDDVPSGKPVEEKSVAKGLSEFYREFRMSSTDPVKEEQGSFVIETGGVDPQLDSRLESMSSLNTTVDTSWTGEQKFRTFKEGSTLREAISTFAQAEGMQLIWNLEQDFIIKHQFQLDNTVAGSLAKIASAIDSSFEGQVNAYLCPEQRSLVVTAEETEFLATRCTLVR from the coding sequence ATGGCTAAAAAAGGTTATTCAAATACATTATTTTGGGCGCGTCACGTTGCGCTAGCATTCGTATTGATAGTGATTGCGGGTGTGATGATTTATTTGCAACAAAATAACAGTGATGACGTTCCTTCTGGTAAACCCGTTGAAGAAAAGTCGGTGGCAAAGGGATTGAGCGAGTTTTACCGCGAATTTAGAATGTCTTCCACCGATCCAGTAAAAGAAGAGCAGGGGAGTTTTGTCATCGAAACTGGTGGCGTTGATCCTCAGCTTGATAGCCGACTAGAAAGCATGTCCAGCTTGAATACGACAGTAGATACTAGCTGGACTGGCGAGCAAAAATTCCGCACCTTTAAAGAAGGCAGTACGCTGCGAGAAGCTATCTCTACTTTTGCGCAAGCCGAAGGAATGCAGCTGATATGGAATTTAGAGCAAGACTTCATAATCAAACATCAGTTTCAGTTAGATAATACGGTAGCCGGTTCGTTGGCAAAAATTGCTAGCGCTATCGACAGTAGCTTCGAAGGGCAGGTGAATGCCTATCTATGCCCCGAGCAACGTTCCTTAGTAGTGACCGCTGAAGAAACCGAATTTTTAGCTACCCGATGTACTCTAGTTCGTTGA
- the lpxL gene encoding LpxL/LpxP family Kdo(2)-lipid IV(A) lauroyl/palmitoleoyl acyltransferase → MAAAIKAPKFKLSFLTPKFWPVWLGVFLLYIITWLPLPVIRFIGGGAGKLIAKIVPKRVRVAKRNLELWNPSLSESEVQALLKENVRRTGMALFETAMGWWWPDWRVKKAIEIEGAEHVEAAIASGHGVFGMALHNMNLEFACRGIGYFHPSIAFYRKHNNPLVDYLQYHGRNRSNKYMIDKRNAKALLMALEDKELCLYLPDQDYGPKQSVFVPFGGVAETATTTATLMFIRRSTSVPMIITSQYTARGYKIKIYPPLTHLGDMDDIAALTELNTHIDKAIKEQPESYLWMHKRFKTRPSKDTPSLY, encoded by the coding sequence TTGGCTGCGGCAATTAAGGCTCCTAAATTCAAACTGTCTTTTCTTACTCCAAAATTTTGGCCGGTATGGCTAGGAGTATTCCTTCTCTACATCATCACTTGGCTCCCTCTACCAGTCATACGATTTATTGGTGGTGGTGCAGGTAAACTGATTGCGAAAATTGTTCCTAAGCGCGTGCGCGTAGCAAAGCGAAACCTTGAACTTTGGAACCCTTCATTATCAGAGTCAGAAGTGCAGGCGCTATTAAAGGAAAACGTGCGTAGAACCGGTATGGCGTTATTTGAAACGGCTATGGGGTGGTGGTGGCCTGATTGGCGAGTGAAAAAGGCCATAGAAATTGAAGGTGCAGAGCATGTTGAAGCGGCCATAGCCAGCGGCCATGGGGTTTTTGGTATGGCCCTGCACAATATGAATCTTGAATTTGCATGCAGGGGGATTGGTTATTTCCACCCAAGTATCGCCTTCTATAGAAAGCACAATAATCCGCTAGTCGACTATTTACAGTACCATGGTCGTAACCGCTCAAATAAGTACATGATTGATAAGCGAAATGCCAAGGCCTTGTTAATGGCCTTAGAAGACAAAGAGCTTTGCTTGTACCTTCCAGATCAAGATTACGGACCAAAGCAAAGCGTGTTCGTCCCCTTTGGTGGGGTAGCTGAAACCGCGACCACTACTGCTACGCTGATGTTTATTCGTCGCTCTACCAGTGTACCCATGATAATTACGTCTCAGTACACTGCGAGAGGTTACAAAATCAAAATATACCCTCCATTGACGCATTTAGGGGATATGGACGATATTGCTGCATTAACGGAATTGAACACCCATATCGACAAGGCCATTAAGGAGCAGCCCGAAAGTTACTTGTGGATGCACAAGCGGTTTAAAACCAGACCCAGTAAAGACACCCCATCATTGTACTAA
- a CDS encoding DUF3081 family protein, which translates to MKNELDSKFLLQVFEKIRTNGDKKEDQYHLNGIVAYTDLDGYTLFIEDKNCKLQFGFHNQYHFDYEKDDHFQTFEKKLKQIDKEYGAH; encoded by the coding sequence ATGAAAAATGAATTAGACAGTAAATTCCTATTACAGGTGTTTGAAAAAATCCGAACTAACGGTGATAAGAAAGAAGATCAGTATCATCTAAATGGTATCGTTGCGTACACCGACCTCGATGGCTACACGCTATTTATTGAAGATAAAAATTGTAAACTGCAATTTGGTTTCCATAATCAATATCACTTTGATTACGAAAAAGACGATCACTTTCAAACTTTTGAGAAAAAGCTGAAGCAGATAGATAAAGAGTACGGCGCTCACTAA